In Chrysoperla carnea chromosome 2, inChrCarn1.1, whole genome shotgun sequence, the following proteins share a genomic window:
- the LOC123291685 gene encoding uncharacterized protein LOC123291685 produces MYAHCVPHRNSELCKVFSLQSNLAEVFSSQKSPISCLDGIRTISTILIVMLHVWRFIILRSSHLNEYTALEFWYSPLSNLLEHGRNAVDTFFFLSSFLVMYNFQNKTLKGQHFSLWKFYLNRYFRLFPVLLIVFLFYITLGKFCGKGPMHDNLDVEHWRKNAWTQIVGIANFYCLSPRVSGLVHLWYVHCDTQLYLLTPIAFLVYLKFSKKISLVFICIVLLVSIASVFTGGFMITGNYGIYAVKYWIQFYSVPYFRGNSWIMGLLCAYFFIPMKTSPLKLNKNNEHNSDHKA; encoded by the exons atgtatgCTCATTGTGTACCGCATAGGAACTctg AACTTTGTAAGGTATTTTCTTTGCAATCAAACTTAGCTGAAGTATTTTCCTCGCAAAAATCTCCAATAAGCTGTTTGGATGGAATTCGAACTATTTCGACAATTCTAATTGTTATGCTACATGTTTGGCGTTTCATCATTTTGCGCTCTTcacatttaaatgaatatactGCTTTAGAG TTTTGGTATTCTCCTCTATCAAATTTGCTGGAACATGGACGAAATGCTgtggatacattttttttcttaagtagTTTCTTAGTTATgtataatttccaaaataaaaccTTAAAAGGACAGCATTTTAgtttatggaaattttatttaaatcgttaTTTCAG GTTATTTCCTGTGCTACttatagtttttctattttatataactttggGAAAGTTTTGTGGTAAGGGACCAATGCATGATAATCTTGATGTAGAACACTGGCGTAAGAATGCATGGACCCAGATAGTTGGGATTGCTAATTTTTATTGCCTATCACCTAGAGTTTCA ggACTTGTACATTTATGGTATGTTCACTGCGATACTCAATTATACCTGTTAACGCCAATCGCATTTCTagtctatttgaaattttcaaagaaaattagtCTAGTCTTCATTTGTATTGTACTACTGGTGTCTATTGCTTCTGTTTTCACGGGCGGGTTTATGATCACTGGTAATTACGGAAT TTATGCAGTTAAGTATTGGATTCAGTTCTATTCGGTACCTTATTTTCGTGGAAATTCATGGATTATGGGTTTGTTATGTGCATATTTTTTCATTCCCATGAAAACTTCGccattgaagttaaataaa aaTAATGAGCATAATAGTGACCATAAAGCATAA